A stretch of Chitinophagaceae bacterium DNA encodes these proteins:
- a CDS encoding VWA domain-containing protein — MLFNYFKNISFGHPWFFALLVLVPVLIFWYVRKGNARQGSVIISDASAPGLSSWRSSLRHLPFMLRLLAVLFIIAAMARPQTMYEEQNAEGEGLDIVLCIDVSGSMTAQDLTPNRLEAAKTVAIDFVNKRLTDRIGIVIFSGESFTQCPITTDHRVLISAIENIRNGLLEDGTAIGSGLGTSVDRLRSSKTKSKIVILLTDGENNGGLIDPQTAKEIAKAFQVKVYTIGVGTDGYAPQPVNTPMGVVMQQGKVSIDEKLLKEIAAETGGKYFRAKDNEGLAGIYTEIDQLEKSKVEISTRTRYTEKFFPFVIAALAFLFLEMVLRFTVFRKFP; from the coding sequence TTGCTCTTTAACTATTTTAAAAATATAAGTTTTGGCCACCCCTGGTTCTTTGCATTGCTGGTTTTGGTGCCGGTACTTATCTTTTGGTATGTCCGGAAGGGCAACGCCAGGCAGGGTTCTGTAATTATTTCCGATGCCTCAGCGCCGGGCCTGTCTTCCTGGAGAAGCAGTTTACGGCATTTGCCTTTTATGCTCAGGTTGTTGGCTGTTCTGTTCATTATTGCAGCCATGGCAAGGCCTCAAACGATGTATGAAGAACAGAATGCAGAAGGGGAAGGACTGGACATTGTTCTATGCATAGATGTAAGCGGAAGCATGACGGCACAGGACCTGACGCCTAACCGGTTGGAGGCAGCCAAGACAGTAGCCATTGATTTTGTAAATAAACGGCTCACAGACCGGATCGGGATCGTTATCTTTTCCGGAGAAAGCTTTACCCAGTGTCCCATCACCACCGATCACCGCGTGCTTATTTCTGCCATTGAAAATATCCGCAATGGTTTACTGGAAGATGGAACAGCCATCGGTTCGGGCCTGGGTACCAGTGTTGACCGCCTGCGCAGCAGCAAAACAAAGAGTAAGATCGTTATCCTGCTGACCGATGGAGAAAATAACGGTGGATTGATCGATCCGCAGACCGCCAAGGAAATAGCCAAGGCATTCCAGGTAAAAGTATATACCATTGGGGTTGGTACTGATGGGTATGCCCCCCAGCCGGTGAATACGCCCATGGGAGTGGTGATGCAACAGGGAAAGGTCTCTATTGACGAAAAACTGCTGAAAGAGATCGCAGCGGAGACGGGAGGCAAATACTTCCGGGCAAAAGATAATGAAGGTCTTGCCGGCATTTATACCGAAATAGACCAGTTGGAAAAATCAAAAGTAGAGATCAGCACCCGTACCCGGTACACGGAGAAGTTCTTTCCGTTTGTTATCGCAGCGCTTGCTTTTCTTTTTTTAGAGATGGTATTGCGTTTTACTGTTTTCAGGAAATTCCCATAG
- the rsgA gene encoding ribosome small subunit-dependent GTPase A: MNAIVYKSTGSWYIVKDGSGKQYTARILGKFKIEGFTSTNPIAVGDKVTIETENELEDSVTITEIADRKNYINRTSPANKHQHHIIASNLDQSLLFATLKDPKTSQGFIDRFLVASEAYHVPAVIVFNKADLYKKKELEKFAELRATYEKTGYTVLLTSVETGEGIEAVKALLKDKVTLLSGHSGVGKSSFINKVFPELNIKTQDVSGWSGKGLHTTTFAEMFDLPGGGKIIDTPGIRELGLVDISRQELSHYFPEMRALINNCQFNNCMHLNEPGCAVKAAVEEGAIHIDRYISYCNILETINEKHY; this comes from the coding sequence ATGAATGCCATAGTATATAAAAGCACGGGTAGCTGGTACATTGTGAAAGATGGATCCGGCAAGCAGTACACTGCCCGTATCCTGGGAAAGTTCAAAATAGAAGGGTTTACCAGCACCAATCCAATTGCCGTTGGCGATAAGGTTACAATTGAAACGGAGAATGAACTGGAAGATTCAGTGACCATTACCGAGATCGCAGACCGGAAGAACTATATCAACCGTACTTCACCGGCCAACAAACACCAGCATCACATCATCGCTTCCAATTTAGACCAGTCGCTTTTATTTGCCACGCTGAAAGACCCTAAAACATCGCAGGGATTTATTGATCGTTTCCTGGTCGCATCCGAAGCGTATCATGTGCCTGCGGTCATTGTATTCAATAAGGCCGACCTGTATAAGAAAAAAGAACTGGAAAAATTTGCTGAACTGAGGGCCACTTATGAAAAGACCGGTTATACCGTATTGCTGACGAGTGTGGAAACCGGAGAAGGGATCGAAGCGGTAAAAGCATTGCTGAAGGATAAGGTCACCCTGCTGAGCGGCCACTCCGGCGTGGGCAAATCATCTTTTATCAACAAGGTATTTCCTGAACTGAATATTAAAACACAGGATGTAAGCGGGTGGAGCGGCAAGGGCCTGCACACAACAACCTTTGCTGAGATGTTTGACCTGCCGGGAGGGGGAAAGATCATTGATACTCCGGGAATAAGAGAGCTGGGGCTGGTGGATATTTCAAGACAGGAACTTTCACATTACTTTCCGGAAATGAGGGCTTTGATCAACAACTGCCAGTTCAATAACTGCATGCACCTGAATGAGCCGGGTTGTGCGGTAAAAGCTGCCGTGGAGGAAGGGGCCATTCACATTGACCGTTATATCAGCTACTGCAATATCCTGGAAACGATCAATGAAAAACACTATTGA
- a CDS encoding gamma carbonic anhydrase family protein — protein sequence MPVILPVKGILPRFGKNCFIAPNASIIGDVLMGDDCSAWFNAVIRGDVNIIRMGNKVNVQDGAILHCTYQKAGTLIGNNVSIGHNAIVHGCVIEDNVLIGMGAIVMDHAVIGSNSIIAAGAVVLENTRVEPGSIYAGVPARKVKDISPELISGEIDRIANNYVTYSGWFKDPL from the coding sequence ATGCCTGTAATTCTTCCGGTAAAAGGGATCTTGCCCCGCTTTGGTAAAAACTGCTTTATAGCGCCCAATGCCAGCATTATTGGCGACGTGCTGATGGGGGATGACTGCAGTGCCTGGTTCAATGCCGTTATCCGGGGTGATGTGAACATCATCCGCATGGGCAACAAAGTGAATGTGCAGGACGGGGCCATCCTACACTGTACCTACCAGAAAGCCGGCACCCTCATCGGAAATAATGTGAGTATCGGACACAATGCGATCGTACACGGCTGCGTTATAGAGGATAATGTGCTCATAGGTATGGGCGCTATTGTGATGGACCATGCGGTGATTGGCAGCAACAGCATCATAGCTGCCGGGGCGGTGGTACTGGAAAACACCCGGGTGGAGCCGGGAAGCATCTATGCCGGGGTTCCTGCCAGAAAGGTAAAAGACATAAGCCCCGAACTGATCAGCGGCGAAATTGACCGGATAGCCAATAATTATGTGACATACAGCGGGTGGTTCAAGGACCCCCTCTAG